In Plasmodium vinckei vinckei genome assembly, chromosome: PVVCY_13, a single genomic region encodes these proteins:
- a CDS encoding WD repeat-containing protein 79, putative, translating into MEEYTNSDEIKMNKSKEEPDCNTNIFSRNNEIFFNNEKCYIVQEIPFNDFYNYNYEQIKKFNKSEKESYYINGDTSSCDNTHVSTNSDDKIQLNKYIQKEKENNQSVCNSSVDSDEHNKDTKKNKVKKLKNEFLKQCEFSNDGCCYYTISSKNKLRLYATDITLLNAFSNDNNDNNILESLYENYKNINDDEIERRNNCWINMKKNGHIYDCKFYPYFDWNNNNTCFFALTSKDVPVSIYSAYDGSDLMSFKLFNDSQELSNCYSLCFHPEKNWLLCGTKNRSIKVYDLNKPNEICENRILGTRKGKGQKGIISTIDYKKEGYGNNSIYAIGDYNDILYIYADNCNHKNDYILKFSNKYNSNGITCVKWYGEYNILSGSRNGSYIFLYDIRNNNEHVQKFKRFALTNQKFLFDIHKNYIISGDTYGYLNFYNIENNELIHKQLVNKYSPIVSVNVHSTYPFILTGSGTRRFYQNCNSNIDISCTSPIYNNTNIHKEPSFNVDHDDTFNHFPSTSNYINSVCTIFCKFLCNT; encoded by the coding sequence atggaggAATACACAAACAgcgatgaaataaaaatgaacaaaagTAAAGAAGAGCCAGATTGTAATacgaatatattttctagaaataatgaaatattttttaataatgaaaaatgttatattgTACAAGAAATTCCTTTTAATGATTTCTATAATTACAATTATgagcaaataaaaaagtttaatAAATCTGAAAAGGAAtcctattatataaatggaGACACATCTTCATGTGACAATACCCATGTTAGTACAAACAGTGACGATAAAATACaacttaataaatatattcaaaaagaaaaagagaaTAATCAAAGTGTATGTAATTCATCCGTTGATAGTGATGAGCATAATAAggacacaaaaaaaaacaaagttaaaaaattaaaaaatgaatttttaaaacaatgtGAATTTAGTAATGATGGATGTTGCTACTATACAATTTCAagtaaaaacaaattgCGATTATATGCAACAGACATTACATTGTTAAATGCCTTTTCgaatgataataatgataataatattttggaAAGCTtgtatgaaaattataagaatataaatgatgatGAGATAGAGAGAAGAAATAATTGTTggataaatatgaaaaaaaatgggcATATTTATGATTGTAAGTTTTATCCTTATTTTGAttggaataataataatacatgtTTTTTTGCACTTACTTCAAAAGATGTACCTGTAAGTATATATAGTGCATATGATGGTTCTGATTTAATgtcttttaaattatttaacgACAGTCAAGAGTTAAGTAATTGTTATTCTCTTTGTTTTCATCCAGAAAAAAATTGGTTATTATGCGGCACAAAAAATAGATCAATAAAAGTATATGATCTTAATAAGCCAAATGAAATTTGTGAAAATCGAATATTAGGCACAAGAAAAGGAAAAGGACAAAAAGGAATAATATCAACTAttgattataaaaaagaaggTTATGGTAATAATTCTATATATGCAATTGGTGAttataatgatattttatatatatatgctgaTAATTGtaatcataaaaatgactatatattaaaattttcaaataaatataattccaACGGTATAACATGTGTTAAATGGTATGgtgaatataatattttgagTGGTAGTAGAAATggatcatatatatttttatatgacatacgaaataataatgaacatGTTCAGAAATTTAAAAGATTTGCATTAACAAATCagaaatttttatttgatatacataaaaattatattatttctgGTGATACTTATGGCtatctaaatttttataatatagaaaataatgaattaataCATAAACAGCtagttaataaatattctcCAATTGTTTCTGTTAATGTACATTCTACTTACccttttatattaacaGGGTCAGGTACAAGACgattttatcaaaattgtAATTCAAACATTGACATATCTTGTACTAGTccaatatataacaatacaaatatacataaagaACCCTCTTTTAATGTCGATCACGACGACACATTCAACCATTTCCCTTCTACATCCAACTACATAAATAGTGTTTGtacaattttttgtaaatttttgtGTAACACATAA
- a CDS encoding DNA-3-methyladenine glycosylase, putative, with the protein MGKRKPTKLQSSASNIARTEDNEEQKKGNKHDAIKIKQTPISKEKKTKQIDDTLNLSYVYILLKYFFENSDIEILNDQFYLQENVLTITEILIGHILWVYNSDKNILCGSRMTELESYNGINDKASHAFNNKKTNRNMPMFLNGGISYVYLCYGMHNCLNIVTNAENIPDAILIRSIEPIYNIPFFVHNKFQDIKEINDLFLFDNFINKKGNNIKNNRKSQTDEMDNKIDKKNSTNEIIKKNIYLESLQQLQTIFKYIKYKQFVKVGSGPGRVTKCMGVTRDDDQKKLYFDISNDQNSKINVKEENQEILVKDEKINDNKILNIKKDDCSGNFSKNIDQKYYFSYNVNNFLSIKKKSRFFISICPTVEDILNFYENLNLENNSEQDFIIDIYKQYKIYLLKYFEYMKWKKDGDIIIQRDKRIGVPYAQEYALYEYRFILKDHPSISVLPK; encoded by the coding sequence atgggGAAAAGGAAACCCACAAAATTACAAAGTTCTGCTTCGAATATAGCACGAACTGAAGATAATgaagaacaaaaaaaaggaaataaacatgatgcaataaaaataaagcaaaCACCAATtagtaaagaaaaaaaaacaaaacaaattgATGATACATTAAATTTGtcatatgtttatatattattaaaatatttttttgaaaatagtgatatagaaattttaaatgatcaattttatttacaagAAAATGTATTAACAATAACTGAAATATTAATTGGGCATATTTTATGGGTATATAATtctgataaaaatatattatgcgGGTCGAGAATGACCGAATTAGAATCCTATAACggtataaatgataaagcTTCACATGCAtttaacaataaaaaaactaatAGAAATATGCCAATGTTTTTGAATGGTGGAATTAGTTATGTGTATTTATGTTATGGCATGCATAATTGTCTAAATATTGTAACGAATGCTGAAAATATTCCCGATGCTATTTTAATAAGATCAATTGAGcctatatataacattccattttttgttcataataaatttcaagatataaaagaaataaatgatttatttttatttgacaattttattaataaaaaagggaatAACATAAAGAATAATCGGAAATCCCAAACCGACGAAATGGATAATAAGATTGATAAGAAAAATAGTACTAacgaaataataaaaaaaaacatatatttagaaAGCTTACAACAATTgcaaacaatttttaaatatataaaatataaacaatttgtCAAAGTGGGTAGTGGCCCTGGGCGTGTAACAAAATGCATGGGTGTTACACGAGATGAtgatcaaaaaaaattatattttgacATAAGCAACGAtcaaaatagtaaaataaatgtgaaAGAAGAAAACCAAGAAATTTTGGTgaaagatgaaaaaataaatgataataaaattttgaatataaaaaaagatgacTGTTCAGGTAATTTTAGTAAAAACATAGAtcagaaatattattttagctataatgttaataattttttgagtatcaaaaaaaaaagtcgattttttatttctatttgCCCAACAGTTGaagatattttaaatttttatgaaaatttaaaccttgaaaataatagtgaacaagattttataatagacatatataaacaatataaaatatatttattaaaatattttgaatatatgaaatggaaaaaagatggagatattattattcaacGAGATAAAAGAATAGGGGTTCCCTATGCTCAAGAATATGCTTTGTATGAATAtcgatttattttaaaagacCATCCATCCATATCAGTTTTGCCCAAATAA